Genomic DNA from Niabella ginsenosidivorans:
AAAATAAAACAATTCTTTACAGTAACCGGCTTTGATATCTGGGAAAATGACGGGCCTTATCCCGGTGACCGCTGCGCTTCTGTGAAACACCCCGGCCATAAAGGGCTTGAGGATAGTCAGTGGCGGCAAATGGAGCTTCAGAAAGAATTATATCACTGGCTCAACAGCAGGGGCATTTATATTAATGCACCAGACTGGTATTTTCTGGACGGCACCAATAAAATTGCCCTGGGTTACCGGGAAGTTAATTTTTCATTGCCCCGCGATCAGCAGAAAATACTGAACCGGCAGAATATCTTTGACGGTACCTGGGATAAGCTGCCTTCTATGGGCTGGGGCTTTGTACCATTGACCCGTTACCAGGGTGGTGGGCCCGAAGCCATACTGGAGCCTCTTTCTGAACATCTGGATGATTATGAGCAACTGATGATGCAATACTATGGTGCAGGGGTGCAGGCCTGTTACCGCGGGCCAAGGCTCTATGATACCAACACAACCAAAGAACGTGTAACCGCGGTGATCAGTTGGTATAAAAAATACCGTTCAGTCTTAAATGCACCGATCATACATTTACGCCGTGCCGACGGAAGATACTGGGATGGCTGGCTGCATACAGATCCTTTACAAAAGGAAAGAGGGTTACTGTTATTGTTCAACCCAACAGACCGGTCCTTACAACTGACCATTCAACTCCCGCTTTATTATACGGGCCTTACCAGTACCGCCCGTGTCCGTGAAAAAGAAGGCCCGTTACAAACCTACCGGCTAAACAGGAACTTTGAGATTGAACTACCTGTTGTATTAGCACCCCATGCTTATTCCTGGTGGGTTATAGAGTAGTATTAATATCATTGAACACACGGCAACTATTCTTTATTGAAACCGATAAATGAATTACTGCCTGTGAGATCATTTAAAGGCACAGACAGCAGTTCATCTGTTAAAAAACAATTACATAATTACATTTTAGCATGGAGTTTGTGGTTTTTGTATAACTATAATCCCTGATCTTAAATGACGCTTATCATGAAGAAAACAATTATTCTCATAGCTCTTTTCTATGTAATAGCTTTCCTCATCGTGTTTGCATTTGCCAAGTTAAGCCCGGACGGGGATGGCAACGATCTGGGAATGGGAAGTATGGCAGTTATTTTTTTTATGGTATTGATAGCCCTGCTTGCAGTTATTAATTTTATAAAAGGGATCACAATGAGCAAGAACTTTTTCATTGTAGCGTTGATCCATACAGTAATCCTTGTATTTGTCTATTATTTTATTTACCAGTGACAATAGAGAATTGAGATGTGAGACCTGAGATACCCGTAACTATGAAGAATTGTTTTTAGTGATCAGTTTTCAGAATCGAAATCTCAGCTATCAGTCATTAGTTGTCAGCTTTGCCTTATACCCAGATTCCTGCTTCCTATTCGCTAATTGACCCTGGACTATGGACCATCGACCATGAGCCCAGTGGTCAGTTTTCAGAATTGAAATAAACTATTCACTATTGACCTTTCAGTCTTCAGTTATAAGTGCTCACTTATCAGTGTTTTGCTTATTGCTTACTTCCTATTGACCATAGGACCTGTCATAACCATTGACTATCGACCATGGACTATGGGCTATCAGAAATATTGCTCAATCAATATACCGTAGGTCAGCAAAAGATTTTCTTTATCCGTGCGGCTGATGCGGTTATAATTGAGCCGTGTAGATAAAGAAAGCCATTTCATCAGTTTTATGGATAGCCCCATTTGGGTGGTAATGATATAATCACCGATATTTTTTACAGACGGCTGCCAGAAAGCAGTGCCATCGAACGAAACTCTTTGCACAGGAAACAGCCTTAACTGGAGCCGCAATGAGTTACGGAACGTTGTATAAATATCCGGTATGCTATCGTTAATCAGCAGGTTACTGTGCTCAAAAAGTATTCCGTCGCTCACTCGCAGGTACATATGTTTTGTATCTACCAGCTTATAGGCCACTCCCAGCCCTGCCTGGAACTGGTTATTGATCTTTAAGGAATAGCTGGAGGTATAACCTGCCAGTCCCCAGTAATTAATACGGGCAGCAGTGTCCCTGTAAATATTAAAGTCGACCGAAGTGCTGAAATCATTGTTGGTAAGCCCGTCCTTATTTTTCCCGTAGATCCAGCCGGAATTAAAATTCAGTTCCGATTTTCTTTTATAATATTTATACTTTATAAAATTATTGAGCAAATAATTTCTGTCGCCGGAAGCATTATTTAATGTTCCGGCCAGGTTAATGTTTAAATAATGATGCAATGAATCATTAAACTGGGCCGCTGCCGCAAGCTTCAGTTGCAGCAATAAAGCGAGCAAATAGACCTTTTTCATGATACCCTGCGAAAATAATCATCTCACCTTCTTTATCCAACCATCCGGGCCTATAATTAATCTCACTTTTACAAATGCCGAAACATACGTATCTTACGGGCAAAAGCATTGAAACATGCAGTTATCTAACGGTTCATTATCTGCCGCCAGGGGCGGACAAAATCTTTTAGGCATTTCAATAATAGCAGCGCTTGCCGGATTTATTTTTGGATTCGATACGGTAGTTATTTCCGGTGCCAATCTTCCCATAAAAGAATTGTGGCATACCTCTCCCTGGTTTCATGGCTTTTTCATTATGTCCATGGCATTATGGGGAACGGTGATCGGCGCGATATTTGGCGGCATTCCAACTGAAAAATACGGAAGAAAGAAAATATTGCTTTGGGTAGGCATCTTCTTCAGCCTGTCGTCCATCGGGTCTGCTTTTGCCCCTGATCCTTATTCGTTTTCATTTTTCCGGTTTATTGGCGGGGTTGGCATTGGTATTTCCTCTGTTGCCGCGCCAACGTATATTTCAGAAATATCAACGCCTGCAACAAGAGGCCGCCTGGTAGCCATGTACCAGTTCAATATTGTGTTTGGCATCCTGATCGCGTACCTCTCCAATTATTTTTTAAAGGGGGTTGGGGGCGCCAACGACTGGCGGTGGATGCTGGGAGTAATGGCCCTGCCTTCCTTATTGTATACCCTGCTGGTCATTGGTATTCCGGAAAGCCCCAGATGGCTGATCGCCAAAAAGAGGAATGAGGCCGCTGCAAGAAGCATTCTTCAAAAGCTGGGCGTTATGAACATTGATGACGAAGTAAAAACCATACTGTCTGCTCTTGAAACGGCACCCGATAAGAAACAGAATGGCGCCGGTTTTTTCAGCTCAAAATACAAACGGATCATCTGGCTGGCCTTTTTTGTAGCTTTTTTCAATCAATGGTCTGGTATTAACTTTATTTTATATTATGCGCCTGAGATACTGGAGCGGGCCGGTCTTGCCGCCAGGGATTCTTTAAAGAACTCCATCGCTTTAGGTGGCACTAACCTCATCTTTACATTTGCTGGACTTTACCTTATTGACCGGCTCGGAAGAAAAACATTGCTGCTTATAGGTTCTGTAGGTTATATTGTAAGCCTTGCAATGGTAGCCTGGTCTTTTTACAGTGGTGCTCCTGCAGGCTTCCTGTTACTGTTCCTCCTGTTATTTATTGCATCCCACGCGGTGGGACAGGGCGCCGTGATCTGGGTATTTATATCGGAAATATTCCCTAACAATATCCGTGCCTTGGGCCAGTCTTTCGGGGCAAGCATTCACTGGGTCTTTGCCGCCATTATTACTTTAATAACGCCTGTATTCCTGGATGCAGACAATGGTATATTCAAAGACAATCCCTGGCCTATCTTTGCCTTTTTTGCTTTTATGATGTTCCTGCAATTGCTGTGGGTGCTCATTAAAGTGCCGGAAACCAAAGGTGTTTCACTGGAAGAGCTGGAAAAACGGCTGGTACGGTAACTACAGCCGTTCAATTACTTATCAGCGCTCCTATCCGGCTGTTGGTGAAAACTGAGCTGTCGCAGCTATACCCCCGTCTTGTGCCGGCCCTGGTCCGTGCATAACTGTTACTATGTTGCTGCAATACATGATTTTCCTATTTTAGCAGCTGATTTTGATTTTATGAAAAATTGTTTATTCCTGTTATACGCGCTGCTTATAATGGTTGTAAGCTATGGTCAGGAGCAGATCGCCTCTCCTGTACCAGACCTGTCGCCGCCTGTTTATCCAACAGAAACCCTGCCGGAATCAGAAATTAACATCCCGGTACAAATTGACCTGACGCCTTTTTTTGCGCTGGCCAATAAAAAAGTGGACACTTTATTTACCTCACCTGATTTTCCCAATGCCTGGGTGCAGGATGGCTGTGCTATCCGGTATAAATACAGTTTCAGAAGAGGCCCCCTTCAGTTTTCCCTGAAAAATACAACGCTGGACATTTCTTTTACGGGGTACTATAAAATCATAGGTTCCACCAGGGGCTGTGTAAACGGAAAAGCCATCACACCCTGGACGCCCGCCTGCCAGTGCGGCTTTGAAGAGGGCGAACGGAAGGTAAAGGTAGGTTTCACCATTGATATTGCTTTACTTACCAATTATACCATTAAGATGCAGGTAACCCGCAGGGAGCCGGAGCCTCTTGATCGTTGCAATGTGTGCTTTTGGGGGCAGGATATTACATCCTCCATTCTGGATGCGTTAAAAAAAGAGCTGGATCAGTCAAAAGCAGCTATGGAAAAGGCTTATGGGCGCATCGACTTAAAACCTCGCTTTCAGGATCTGTGGAACCGGCTGAACAGCCCCTATAATGTCAGTAACATGGGATGGTTACAGGTAAACCCGCAAAAGATCAGGGTCAACAGCATCAGCACTGCCAATAACCTGCTGCAGCTAAGTGTAGGTCTGGCAGCCAAGCCTGTTGTACGCTTTGAAAAACCTGCAGCAGTAGTTACACCGGTCCCGCACATCAGCAATTTCAGCCGGGAAAAAGGTTTCCAGGTCTATGTGGATATGGTAATGAACTATGATTCGCTCAGCAGGATACTGACCAGCCAGATCAAAGGAAAAGAATTTGTATTCAGCAAAGCTTTTATAAAAAAACGGTTTGTATTTCAGGAATGCAGATTATTAGGGAACCAGGATAACCGGCTGGTCATGCAGGTAAAATTCACAGGAACAGACAACGGCTTTTTTTATGTAACGGGCAAACCTTTGTATTATGCAGATACCCGGGCACTACAGGTAACTGATGTGGATTTTGATCTGAAATCGAAGGATGCCCTGTTAAAAACGGCCGACTGGCTATTTTCAAAAAAGATAACCCACGAAATTGAAAAAATGGCAAAATATGATCTTACAGAAACGCTGAATACCGTTAAAGACAATATCCGCCAGCAGCTCAATCAGGAGTTTATAAAAGGTGTATCAGGCACCGGAAGCGTCAATGATATTTCGGTAGCCGGTATTTTCCCGCAAACCAACTGGCTGGCGGTGCGTGCTTATTGCAATGGTAATCTGATACTGAACATTTCCGGTATGGATCTGAGTTTATAGGTCATGGGGCTCGCTGCCGAATGCTACCGGCTGAAAACCATTCGCGGCCAATAGTCAATAGCACATATCAATGCCTGCTTCTCACTTCTGAAAAACTGATCCTGATAGATCCGATACGGATCTCAGGTCTCAAGCTCCGGACCTCATTCTTCCTCTTCCAGATAGCTGGGCTCTGCATCTTTCTTAAAGCTGAAATGCCGTTGGGCCAGGTAGCTGAACAATACTACAATAACTGTAGTGCCTATCTGTGCAAATACCGGGTAAATGTGCCAGCTTTCCACTGATATCTTCAGCAATACATAGTTGAGCGTGAGGTTAAATACACAAACCAGCAGGTAACGGAACAATTGCACCCGGCCCCGTATTTTACTATCGTCAAAAACCACGTATTTCATCAGGAAAAAGCCTACCACGAAACTTACAAAAAATGAAACGACCAGGGCTGCTATATGCGATTTAAAGGCATAGAACCCAAAATGAAAATCCCGCCCTTCCAGGAGAAACTTATAAGTAATATAATAAGCCAGTAATCCTAAAAAAGTATTTCCGGCGCCGGAAACCGCGTAACGGAAGGTTTGCAGTGGCATTACACGCTTAAAAGGCGGGTAAAAAAAATCAATCACGGGAAGAACAAAATCCCGCACATGGTGTAAATGCTGCCTCATCAGCGGCGAAGATATTCCTTATTCTACTTTAAAGAACATAAAAAAATGTAAAACCGGGCGCACAGGTACCGTTTCCTGCTTAACCCGGTTCCCTCTGCCGGTTGCAGCCTCTTTTTCCGGCAGGCTTGCCAGCGCTTTTACCGCAATAACAACTTCTTAAGGTTCAGATTATATAATACGGAGATCACTGTTTAACACTAATAGTAACAATACCTGCATTTCTGCGCCTGTGTCCTTAAATTTGCACCAAAATTGAAAGGAATAATGAGTATTATAGATCGTCTGAGGCCTATTGTTTCAAAAGCATTAAAGGATTTATATCATAAGGATTTTGATCCGGCGTCCATTGCCATTAACAGCACCAAACCGGAATTTGAGGGCGATTATACGGTCGTATTATTTTCATTTGTAAAAGAATTAAAAAAGCAGCCGGAAATATTGGGAAAGGAGATCGGCGAAAAGCTGGTCACCGATTATCCGGCGCTTATTACCTCCTGTAATGTGATCAAAGGTTTTCTGAACCTGACCATTGCGGAACGTTTCTGGCTGGAATGCCTTAATGCAAATTTCGGTAACCCCTCTTTAGGCAAACAGGAAAAAAACGGCTCTAAGGTAATGGTGGAGTATTCCTCTCCCAATACCAATAAGCCCCTGCACCTGGGACACCTGAGAAACAATTTCCTCGG
This window encodes:
- a CDS encoding DUF481 domain-containing protein, coding for MKKVYLLALLLQLKLAAAAQFNDSLHHYLNINLAGTLNNASGDRNYLLNNFIKYKYYKRKSELNFNSGWIYGKNKDGLTNNDFSTSVDFNIYRDTAARINYWGLAGYTSSYSLKINNQFQAGLGVAYKLVDTKHMYLRVSDGILFEHSNLLINDSIPDIYTTFRNSLRLQLRLFPVQRVSFDGTAFWQPSVKNIGDYIITTQMGLSIKLMKWLSLSTRLNYNRISRTDKENLLLTYGILIEQYF
- a CDS encoding sugar porter family MFS transporter, whose protein sequence is MQLSNGSLSAARGGQNLLGISIIAALAGFIFGFDTVVISGANLPIKELWHTSPWFHGFFIMSMALWGTVIGAIFGGIPTEKYGRKKILLWVGIFFSLSSIGSAFAPDPYSFSFFRFIGGVGIGISSVAAPTYISEISTPATRGRLVAMYQFNIVFGILIAYLSNYFLKGVGGANDWRWMLGVMALPSLLYTLLVIGIPESPRWLIAKKRNEAAARSILQKLGVMNIDDEVKTILSALETAPDKKQNGAGFFSSKYKRIIWLAFFVAFFNQWSGINFILYYAPEILERAGLAARDSLKNSIALGGTNLIFTFAGLYLIDRLGRKTLLLIGSVGYIVSLAMVAWSFYSGAPAGFLLLFLLLFIASHAVGQGAVIWVFISEIFPNNIRALGQSFGASIHWVFAAIITLITPVFLDADNGIFKDNPWPIFAFFAFMMFLQLLWVLIKVPETKGVSLEELEKRLVR
- a CDS encoding DUF4403 family protein; this translates as MKNCLFLLYALLIMVVSYGQEQIASPVPDLSPPVYPTETLPESEINIPVQIDLTPFFALANKKVDTLFTSPDFPNAWVQDGCAIRYKYSFRRGPLQFSLKNTTLDISFTGYYKIIGSTRGCVNGKAITPWTPACQCGFEEGERKVKVGFTIDIALLTNYTIKMQVTRREPEPLDRCNVCFWGQDITSSILDALKKELDQSKAAMEKAYGRIDLKPRFQDLWNRLNSPYNVSNMGWLQVNPQKIRVNSISTANNLLQLSVGLAAKPVVRFEKPAAVVTPVPHISNFSREKGFQVYVDMVMNYDSLSRILTSQIKGKEFVFSKAFIKKRFVFQECRLLGNQDNRLVMQVKFTGTDNGFFYVTGKPLYYADTRALQVTDVDFDLKSKDALLKTADWLFSKKITHEIEKMAKYDLTETLNTVKDNIRQQLNQEFIKGVSGTGSVNDISVAGIFPQTNWLAVRAYCNGNLILNISGMDLSL
- a CDS encoding GtrA family protein, producing the protein MRQHLHHVRDFVLPVIDFFYPPFKRVMPLQTFRYAVSGAGNTFLGLLAYYITYKFLLEGRDFHFGFYAFKSHIAALVVSFFVSFVVGFFLMKYVVFDDSKIRGRVQLFRYLLVCVFNLTLNYVLLKISVESWHIYPVFAQIGTTVIVVLFSYLAQRHFSFKKDAEPSYLEEEE